The Pocillopora verrucosa isolate sample1 chromosome 2, ASM3666991v2, whole genome shotgun sequence genome has a segment encoding these proteins:
- the LOC131782494 gene encoding meiotic nuclear division protein 1 homolog isoform X2, producing the protein MSKKRGLSLEEKRTRMLELFFERKEFFLLKELEKIAPKEKGITSMSVKEVVQSLVDDNLVDTDKIGTSVYFWAYPSKAIHTDERNLILEELTQKEKLCKELEQELERYRECDPEVLENLQKETLMSKEGANRWTDNVFTIKSWCERKFGLEKKMIDKSFGIPEDFDYVE; encoded by the exons ATG TCAAAAAAGCGTGGGTTGAGTTTGGAAGAGAAGAGAACACGAATGTTGGAGCTTTTCTTTGAAAGG AAGGAATTTTTTCTACTCAAGGAGTTGGAGAAAATCGCTCCAAAAGAGAAAGGCATTA cTTCCATGTCTGTCAAGGAAGTTGTACAAAGCTTGGTGGATGACAATCTAGTGGATACTGATAAAATTGGTACCTCTGTTTATTTCTGGGCCTATCCAAGCAAAGCAATACATACA gatgaaagaaatttgattctTGAAGAGCTgactcaaaaagaaaaactttgtaaagaaCTGGAACAAGAGCTTGAGAGATATCGTGAATGTGACCCAGAAGTGCTAGAAAActtacaaaaggaaacactGATGTCGAAGGAAGGTGCCAATCGCTGGACTGACAACGTGTTTACAATCAAATCCTGGTGTGAACGCAAGTTTGggctggaaaagaaaatgatcgaCAAAAGCTTTGGAATTCCAGAAGACTTTGATTATGTGGAATAG
- the LOC131782494 gene encoding meiotic nuclear division protein 1 homolog isoform X1, translated as MSKKRGLSLEEKRTRMLELFFERKEFFLLKELEKIAPKEKGITSMSVKEVVQSLVDDNLVDTDKIGTSVYFWAYPSKAIHTRQQKLTQLTEQVNECEKKIASTTKLLKQAGSGREQSDERNLILEELTQKEKLCKELEQELERYRECDPEVLENLQKETLMSKEGANRWTDNVFTIKSWCERKFGLEKKMIDKSFGIPEDFDYVE; from the exons ATG TCAAAAAAGCGTGGGTTGAGTTTGGAAGAGAAGAGAACACGAATGTTGGAGCTTTTCTTTGAAAGG AAGGAATTTTTTCTACTCAAGGAGTTGGAGAAAATCGCTCCAAAAGAGAAAGGCATTA cTTCCATGTCTGTCAAGGAAGTTGTACAAAGCTTGGTGGATGACAATCTAGTGGATACTGATAAAATTGGTACCTCTGTTTATTTCTGGGCCTATCCAAGCAAAGCAATACATACA AGACAACAAAAACTGACACAACTTACAGAGCAAGTCAATGagtgtgaaaagaaaattgcctCTACAACAAAACTACTAAAGCAAGCAGGCAGTGGCAGAGAACAGTCT gatgaaagaaatttgattctTGAAGAGCTgactcaaaaagaaaaactttgtaaagaaCTGGAACAAGAGCTTGAGAGATATCGTGAATGTGACCCAGAAGTGCTAGAAAActtacaaaaggaaacactGATGTCGAAGGAAGGTGCCAATCGCTGGACTGACAACGTGTTTACAATCAAATCCTGGTGTGAACGCAAGTTTGggctggaaaagaaaatgatcgaCAAAAGCTTTGGAATTCCAGAAGACTTTGATTATGTGGAATAG